A genome region from Buchnera aphidicola (Chaetogeoica yunlongensis) includes the following:
- a CDS encoding phosphopentomutase has product MKRVFLIVLDSFGIGSTKDSHRFGDHGANTFGNIARSCFFNKANNYNRKGCLNVPNLVSLGLVKAALKSSKKKLFGVQDSHMILGSYAYSGEVSSGKDTTSGHWEIAGVPVLFNWDYFSSQSSSIPDYLIKDIIKTCNLTGVLGNCHSSGTAILDKFGEEHVFTKKPILYTSVDSVCQVACHEDFFGLKKLYKLCEYIRELFDKKNIKIARVIARPFVGEKNTKFKRTKNRRDFSTVPHDVTIMEKLIYEKNGEVIAIGKISDIFAGKGISRTVFANGIVDLFNVTLQEMSIAKNNTIVFVNFVDFDSLWGHRRDVSGYAKDLEWFDSNLPKLLKLVKNDDLLIITADHGCDPTWVGTDHTRENVPILIYSRLLEPTDFGYRETFSDISQTLAKYFDLSCMNYGISMF; this is encoded by the coding sequence ATGAAACGTGTGTTTCTAATAGTGTTAGATTCTTTCGGGATTGGATCAACTAAAGATTCTCATAGATTTGGTGATCATGGAGCTAATACGTTTGGAAATATAGCACGGTCTTGTTTTTTTAATAAGGCGAACAACTATAATAGAAAAGGATGTTTAAATGTTCCAAATTTAGTTTCATTGGGTTTAGTAAAAGCTGCTTTAAAATCTTCAAAAAAAAAATTATTTGGTGTGCAAGATTCACATATGATTTTAGGTAGTTATGCATATTCAGGTGAAGTTTCATCTGGTAAAGATACAACATCTGGTCATTGGGAGATAGCTGGCGTTCCAGTTTTATTTAATTGGGATTATTTTAGTTCTCAGAGTTCTAGTATTCCTGATTATTTAATTAAAGATATTATTAAAACGTGTAATTTAACTGGAGTTTTAGGAAATTGTCATTCGTCAGGAACTGCTATATTAGATAAGTTTGGAGAAGAACATGTTTTTACTAAAAAACCTATTTTATACACTTCAGTTGATTCAGTTTGTCAAGTAGCTTGTCATGAAGATTTTTTTGGTTTAAAAAAATTGTATAAATTATGTGAATATATTAGAGAGTTGTTTGACAAGAAAAATATTAAAATTGCACGTGTGATTGCAAGGCCATTTGTTGGAGAAAAAAATACTAAATTTAAACGCACTAAAAATCGTAGAGATTTTTCAACAGTTCCTCATGATGTCACTATTATGGAAAAGCTTATTTATGAAAAAAATGGAGAAGTAATTGCTATAGGTAAAATTTCCGATATTTTTGCTGGAAAAGGAATATCTCGTACTGTATTTGCTAATGGTATAGTTGATTTATTTAATGTTACTTTACAGGAAATGAGTATTGCTAAAAATAATACTATTGTATTTGTAAATTTTGTAGATTTTGATTCTTTATGGGGGCATCGTCGTGATGTTTCTGGTTATGCTAAAGATTTAGAATGGTTTGATAGTAATTTACCTAAGTTACTAAAGTTGGTTAAAAATGATGATTTATTAATTATTACAGCTGATCATGGTTGTGATCCTACTTGGGTAGGAACGGATCATACTAGAGAGAATGTTCCTATACTAATTTATTCTAGATTACTTGAACCAACAGATTTTGGATATCGCGAAACTTTTTCGGACATTAGTCAGACTTTAGCTAAATATTTTGATTTATCTTGCATGAATTATGGCATATCTATGTTTTAA
- a CDS encoding peptide chain release factor 3, whose translation MTVKIDSYRFKKRRTFAIISHPDAGKTTLTENFLLNGKIIRVPGTIKSRGSGKYAKSDWMKIEKKRGISITTSIIQIEYGKYLINLLDTPGHKDFSEDTYRVLTAVDFCVIVIDASKGIEEQTRKLIRISRMRSIPILIFINKLDRNSRNPIELLDQLEFELKVKCTPIVWPIGCGTSFKGIYHIYTDTVFFCLNKNFLSMYGLDCHSLKMKNINSSVLLNNILGLDIVRELREDLELINSVYVCFNVSLFLKSDLVPVYFGSALKNFGIDFLLKGILNWAPSPTCKKSNIRYVHSNEKNFSGFIFKIQANMDLKHRDRIAFLRIVSGQYKKNMKLYHVRIKKYILISDVFSFIAGDRFILDEAYPGDIIGFHSHKNIKIGDTFTEGEVLKFYDNISNFSPELFRRISLKNSLHKKKLLKGLLQLSEEGTIQVFKLLENNDFILGAIGKLQFDIVVERLRVEYNICVIIYSVQIFLVRWISSKSLEKLSCFKAENKFYLALDICDRLVYLASSKINLKLVQSRYPDIIFSDICDISY comes from the coding sequence ATGACAGTCAAAATTGATTCTTATAGATTCAAAAAGAGACGTACTTTTGCAATTATTTCTCATCCAGATGCTGGAAAAACAACTTTAACAGAAAATTTTTTATTAAATGGAAAAATAATTCGTGTACCTGGAACGATAAAATCTAGAGGATCGGGTAAATATGCAAAATCTGATTGGATGAAAATTGAAAAAAAAAGAGGGATTTCTATTACTACATCGATTATTCAAATTGAGTATGGTAAGTATTTAATAAATTTGTTAGATACACCTGGACATAAAGATTTTTCAGAAGATACGTATCGTGTTTTGACTGCAGTGGATTTTTGTGTAATTGTAATTGATGCTTCTAAAGGTATTGAAGAACAAACTAGAAAATTGATTCGTATTTCTAGAATGCGTAGTATCCCTATATTAATATTTATTAATAAATTAGATAGAAATTCTCGTAATCCAATAGAATTATTGGATCAATTAGAGTTTGAATTAAAAGTAAAATGTACACCGATAGTTTGGCCAATAGGTTGTGGTACTTCATTTAAGGGTATATATCATATTTATACTGATACTGTATTTTTTTGTTTAAATAAGAATTTTTTAAGCATGTACGGTTTAGATTGTCATTCGTTAAAAATGAAAAATATTAATAGTTCTGTGTTATTAAATAATATTTTAGGATTAGATATAGTACGAGAATTACGTGAAGATTTAGAATTAATTAATTCAGTTTATGTGTGTTTCAATGTATCGTTATTTTTAAAAAGTGATCTTGTGCCTGTGTATTTTGGTAGTGCATTGAAAAATTTTGGAATTGATTTTTTATTAAAAGGTATATTAAATTGGGCTCCTTCTCCTACTTGTAAAAAAAGTAATATCCGATATGTACATTCAAATGAAAAAAATTTTTCAGGTTTTATATTTAAAATACAAGCTAATATGGATTTAAAACATCGTGATAGGATAGCTTTTTTAAGAATAGTTTCAGGACAATATAAAAAAAATATGAAGTTGTATCATGTTAGAATTAAAAAATATATTTTAATATCAGATGTTTTTTCTTTTATAGCTGGTGATCGTTTTATCTTAGATGAAGCATATCCAGGAGATATAATCGGTTTTCATAGTCACAAAAATATAAAAATTGGAGATACATTTACAGAAGGAGAAGTATTAAAATTTTATGATAACATATCAAATTTTTCACCTGAATTATTTAGACGTATTTCTTTAAAAAATTCACTACATAAAAAAAAATTATTAAAGGGATTGTTACAATTGTCAGAAGAAGGAACTATTCAAGTATTTAAATTATTAGAAAATAATGATTTCATTTTAGGAGCAATTGGAAAATTACAATTTGATATTGTTGTTGAAAGATTAAGAGTTGAATATAATATTTGTGTTATAATTTATAGTGTTCAGATTTTTTTAGTTAGATGGATTTCATCAAAGTCTTTAGAAAAATTATCTTGTTTTAAAGCAGAAAATAAATTTTATTTAGCCTTAGATATCTGTGATCGTTTAGTGTATTTAGCTTCTAGTAAGATTAATTTAAAATTAGTGCAATCACGCTATCCTGATATTATTTTTAGTGATATATGTGACATTAGTTATTAA
- a CDS encoding NfuA family Fe-S biogenesis protein, which yields MIIVSKDAQNHFLNLLKKQKLGTNIRVYVKHPGTPIAKCGVSYCYKDEITEFDIPFKMNGFYIYIYKSHISYLTNSKIDIRIEDQNSCLTLVAPFANKCVFIDDNELLDKVKYFLDSKINPQLSVHGGYVELVNITKSGYVSLKFSGGCNGCSMIGRTLKDGIESQIKSFFSEINGVYDVTQHNYGNHSYY from the coding sequence ATGATAATAGTATCTAAAGATGCACAAAATCATTTTTTAAATTTATTAAAAAAACAGAAATTAGGTACAAATATTAGAGTATATGTTAAACATCCTGGTACACCTATTGCAAAATGCGGGGTTTCTTATTGTTATAAAGATGAAATTACTGAATTTGATATTCCATTTAAAATGAATGGTTTTTATATATATATATATAAATCACATATATCGTATTTAACAAACTCTAAAATTGATATACGAATAGAAGATCAAAATTCTTGTTTAACATTAGTTGCACCTTTTGCAAATAAGTGTGTATTTATAGATGATAATGAATTATTAGATAAAGTGAAATATTTTTTGGATTCTAAAATTAATCCTCAATTGTCTGTTCATGGTGGATATGTTGAATTAGTTAATATTACAAAATCTGGTTATGTGTCTTTGAAGTTTTCAGGAGGATGTAATGGTTGTTCTATGATTGGTAGGACTTTAAAAGATGGAATAGAGAGTCAAATAAAGTCTTTTTTTTCAGAAATTAATGGAGTATATGATGTTACACAACACAATTATGGAAATCATTCTTATTATTAA
- the bioH gene encoding pimeloyl-ACP methyl ester esterase BioH: MKKLNLTSSKLNKVNLILIHGWGFNSKIWNTLIESKLLNMHFKIYTIDLPGFGNNSQILPMTLNHIAKLFLPHIPKKSILLGWSMGGLVTNTIGLNFPKKIIGIINISSSPCFIKRKNWPGITKESFFYFYNQFKKDFKNTIYNFLLLNAKNVNNIKIKSIKKNILRKPIPTITALKKNLKIIISSDLRFKIKRLNIPMLRIYGNLDKLVPKEICSILDKMWPNTQSIIINNSAHIPFISHLQEFLTIIINFKKYLNSKKML; this comes from the coding sequence ATGAAAAAATTAAATTTAACATCTTCTAAACTTAATAAAGTAAATTTAATACTCATTCATGGTTGGGGATTTAATTCAAAAATATGGAATACACTAATAGAATCCAAATTATTAAACATGCATTTTAAAATATATACAATAGACTTACCAGGATTTGGAAATAATTCCCAAATATTACCAATGACATTAAATCATATAGCAAAACTATTTTTGCCACATATACCTAAAAAATCTATATTATTAGGATGGTCTATGGGAGGATTAGTTACTAATACAATAGGATTAAATTTTCCAAAAAAAATTATAGGAATAATTAACATATCCTCATCTCCATGTTTTATAAAAAGAAAAAATTGGCCAGGAATAACAAAAGAATCTTTTTTTTATTTTTATAACCAATTTAAAAAAGATTTTAAAAATACCATTTACAACTTTCTCTTATTAAACGCAAAAAACGTAAACAACATAAAAATTAAGAGTATAAAAAAAAATATTTTAAGAAAACCAATACCAACTATAACTGCACTGAAAAAAAATTTAAAAATAATAATTTCATCCGATCTTAGATTTAAAATAAAACGTTTAAACATCCCCATGCTAAGAATATATGGAAATTTAGATAAATTAGTACCAAAAGAAATTTGTAGTATCTTAGATAAAATGTGGCCAAACACCCAATCTATAATAATAAACAATTCTGCACATATTCCATTTATTTCTCATCTACAAGAATTTCTTACTATTATAATTAATTTTAAAAAATACTTAAATAGCAAAAAAATGCTCTAA
- the ssb gene encoding single-stranded DNA-binding protein: MSSRGVNKVILVGYIGQDPEVRYMPNGIAVTNITLATSETWKDKNNGEKKEKIEWHRIVFFNKLAEIAGEYLKKGSQVYVEGSLQTRKWKDQNGFDRYTTEIVVGIGGTMQILGSKNSNTITTSDSFKKFHNDPLDNKINTQQKKSFNINKTKKDGLDFDDEDIPF; the protein is encoded by the coding sequence ATGTCTAGTAGGGGTGTTAATAAAGTTATTTTAGTAGGATATATAGGACAAGATCCAGAAGTTAGATATATGCCAAATGGAATTGCTGTTACTAATATTACGTTAGCTACTTCTGAAACTTGGAAAGATAAGAATAATGGAGAAAAAAAAGAAAAAATAGAATGGCACCGTATTGTTTTTTTTAATAAATTAGCTGAAATTGCAGGAGAATATTTAAAAAAAGGTTCTCAAGTTTATGTTGAAGGATCTTTACAAACTAGAAAGTGGAAAGATCAAAATGGATTTGATCGTTATACTACAGAAATAGTAGTAGGTATAGGTGGAACTATGCAAATCTTAGGAAGTAAGAATTCAAATACAATTACTACTTCTGATAGTTTTAAAAAATTTCATAATGATCCGTTAGATAATAAGATAAATACACAACAAAAAAAGTCATTTAATATAAATAAAACTAAAAAAGATGGTTTAGATTTTGATGATGAAGATATTCCTTTTTAA
- the dnaB gene encoding replicative DNA helicase: MSEKKLLHNHINKLIKLPKSLEAEQSILGGLMLDNTKLDNISEKISEEYFFNTSHQIIFKEMKNLSNQGYPIDLITLSESLEQKKELEKVGGFAYLAELSKEVPSTLNITTYAEIIKERFIIRKIINAANKIIQASYYPNGKTSQELLNLAESKIFNISAKQLKQDLGPKNIEELLDITLTKIEKLFHEPHKEITGINTGYQDLNKKTSGLQPSDLIIIAARPSMGKTTFAMNICENIAMTYKKPVLIFSLEMSGEQIIMRMLSSLSRVNQKKIKTGQLNDEDWSRISSTINILLKKKNIYIDDSSTLTVTEVRSRSRRIYRENNGLSLIMIDYLQLIKIPSLIGNRTLEIAEISRMLKALAKELKIPIIALSQLNRSLEQRGDKRPINSDLRESGSLEQDADLILFIYRDELYHENTDLKGIAEIIIGKQRNGPIGTIKLTFNGQWSRFDNYAESKYFKE, translated from the coding sequence ATGTCAGAAAAAAAATTATTACATAATCACATTAACAAATTGATTAAGCTTCCAAAATCTCTAGAAGCAGAACAATCAATACTTGGAGGATTAATGTTAGATAACACAAAATTAGATAACATATCTGAAAAAATTTCCGAAGAATATTTTTTTAATACATCACATCAAATAATTTTTAAAGAAATGAAAAACCTTTCTAATCAAGGATATCCTATTGATCTCATTACATTATCTGAATCTCTAGAACAAAAAAAAGAGCTTGAAAAAGTAGGAGGATTTGCTTATTTAGCAGAATTATCAAAAGAAGTTCCTAGTACTTTAAACATCACAACTTATGCAGAAATAATAAAAGAACGTTTTATTATAAGAAAAATAATTAACGCTGCTAATAAAATTATTCAAGCTAGTTATTATCCTAACGGAAAAACTAGTCAAGAACTCTTAAACTTGGCTGAATCAAAAATATTCAATATTTCAGCAAAACAATTAAAACAAGATCTAGGACCAAAAAATATTGAAGAACTATTAGATATTACTCTGACTAAAATTGAAAAATTATTCCATGAACCACATAAAGAAATTACAGGAATAAATACAGGATATCAAGATTTAAACAAAAAAACATCAGGTTTACAACCATCTGATTTAATCATAATTGCCGCAAGACCATCCATGGGAAAAACAACTTTTGCCATGAATATTTGCGAAAATATCGCCATGACATATAAAAAACCTGTTTTAATTTTTAGTTTAGAAATGTCTGGAGAACAAATAATAATGAGAATGCTATCATCATTATCGAGAGTAAATCAAAAAAAAATTAAAACAGGTCAGTTAAATGATGAAGATTGGTCAAGAATTTCTAGTACAATTAATATTTTATTAAAAAAGAAAAATATATACATAGATGATTCTTCAACCTTAACAGTAACTGAAGTAAGATCACGCTCACGTAGAATATATCGAGAAAATAATGGATTGAGTTTAATTATGATTGATTACTTACAACTCATAAAAATACCATCATTAATAGGAAATAGAACATTAGAAATAGCAGAAATTTCTAGAATGCTAAAAGCACTAGCAAAAGAATTAAAAATACCAATTATTGCATTATCACAATTAAATAGATCATTAGAACAAAGAGGAGACAAAAGACCTATAAATTCAGATCTGCGTGAATCTGGCTCTTTAGAACAAGATGCTGACTTAATTTTATTTATATATAGAGACGAACTTTATCACGAAAATACAGATTTAAAAGGAATTGCTGAAATAATAATAGGAAAACAAAGAAATGGGCCAATAGGAACTATAAAACTAACATTTAATGGACAATGGTCAAGATTTGATAACTATGCTGAATCAAAATATTTTAAAGAATAA
- the gshB gene encoding glutathione synthase, whose amino-acid sequence MKINLGIIMDPISSINTKKDSSFSMLLEAQNRNYKIYYMELQDLYLDNDQPYSKTKLLKLKKNEKKWFELKNTKDILLSDLHVILMRKDPPINREYIYCTYILEKAEKHGCYIINQPSSLRNFNEKLFTLLFPKYIPHTLMTSNSMKIYNFIKTHKDIILKPLHGMGGMSIFRIKNNDPNTTVIIETLTKNNTKFCIAQTYISDIEKGDKRILIINGKPFPWCLARIPKKFENRGNLSAGGYGKVQKLSTHDWKIALSIAPILKENRIFFSGIDIIGDKLTEINITSPTCIQEIESFTKISICKIFFDNLENKLNKTS is encoded by the coding sequence ATGAAAATAAACCTAGGTATTATCATGGATCCAATTAGTTCTATAAATACTAAAAAAGATTCCAGTTTCTCCATGTTATTAGAAGCACAAAATAGAAATTATAAAATTTATTATATGGAACTACAAGATTTATATCTAGATAATGATCAACCTTATTCCAAAACAAAATTATTAAAACTAAAAAAAAATGAAAAAAAATGGTTTGAACTAAAAAATACAAAAGATATTTTATTATCAGACTTACATGTTATTTTAATGAGAAAAGATCCCCCTATAAACAGAGAATACATATACTGCACATATATTCTAGAAAAAGCTGAAAAACATGGATGTTATATTATTAATCAACCGAGTAGTCTTAGAAATTTTAACGAAAAATTATTCACACTTTTATTTCCAAAATATATTCCACATACTCTAATGACTAGTAATTCCATGAAAATATATAATTTTATAAAAACACATAAAGATATTATATTAAAACCATTACATGGAATGGGGGGAATGTCTATTTTTAGAATCAAAAATAACGATCCAAATACTACAGTCATAATTGAAACACTAACTAAAAACAACACTAAATTTTGTATAGCACAAACCTATATTTCCGATATTGAAAAAGGAGATAAAAGAATATTAATCATTAATGGGAAACCCTTTCCATGGTGTTTAGCAAGAATACCTAAAAAATTCGAAAATAGAGGAAATTTATCAGCAGGAGGTTACGGTAAAGTACAAAAATTATCCACACACGATTGGAAAATAGCACTATCTATTGCACCTATTTTAAAAGAAAATAGAATATTTTTTTCAGGAATTGATATCATAGGTGATAAACTAACAGAAATTAATATTACCAGCCCTACTTGTATACAAGAAATAGAATCTTTTACTAAAATATCTATTTGTAAAATATTTTTCGATAATCTAGAAAATAAATTAAACAAAACCTCATAA
- a CDS encoding YqgE/AlgH family protein, translated as MNFQNHFLIAMPGLKHPLFKHSVIYMFKHDNRGAMGIIINKKIENLTIKKVLYQLKINIHTSSKISQKHNYPVIIGGPVLEDRGFILHTSFKKKFTSSTTISQDISITTSRDVLEHIANLNVPQKILLALGYCLWHKNQLEYEIANNIWLTTPADIKIIFETPFSERWIRSAKNIGINMSQLTSEIGHA; from the coding sequence ATTAATTTTCAAAATCATTTTTTAATCGCTATGCCTGGATTAAAACATCCACTTTTCAAACATTCTGTAATTTATATGTTTAAACATGATAATCGTGGAGCTATGGGTATAATAATTAACAAAAAAATTGAAAATTTAACCATAAAAAAAGTTTTATATCAATTAAAAATTAATATTCACACATCTTCTAAAATATCTCAAAAACATAACTATCCTGTAATTATAGGAGGCCCTGTATTAGAAGATAGAGGATTTATCTTACATACATCTTTTAAAAAAAAATTTACTTCTAGCACTACTATATCTCAAGACATAAGTATCACTACTTCAAGAGATGTTTTAGAACATATAGCTAATTTAAATGTTCCACAAAAAATATTACTAGCATTAGGATATTGTTTATGGCACAAAAATCAATTAGAATATGAAATCGCTAACAACATATGGTTAACTACACCTGCTGATATAAAAATAATATTTGAAACACCATTTTCTGAAAGATGGATTCGATCCGCAAAAAATATAGGAATTAATATGTCACAATTAACATCTGAAATAGGACATGCATAA
- the ruvX gene encoding Holliday junction resolvase RuvX, which yields MIIIAFDFGTKNIGVAVGQTYTNTAHSLPSIKTKNNQEQFKKIFNEWQPNIVVVGNPLNINGTKQTITKKSEMFSQTLKKIFNIPVLLHDERLSTVEAKSILFEKYGYKSLTKNRVDSMAAVIILESWLSYSHDKVLS from the coding sequence ATGATTATAATAGCTTTTGATTTCGGAACTAAAAATATCGGTGTTGCTGTTGGACAAACATATACTAATACCGCACATTCTCTCCCTTCAATAAAAACTAAAAATAATCAAGAACAATTTAAAAAAATATTCAATGAATGGCAACCAAACATTGTTGTGGTAGGAAATCCACTTAATATAAATGGAACAAAACAAACAATCACTAAAAAATCAGAAATGTTCTCACAAACATTAAAAAAAATATTTAATATTCCAGTTTTATTACATGACGAAAGATTGAGCACTGTAGAAGCAAAAAGTATATTATTTGAAAAATATGGATATAAGTCTCTAACCAAAAACAGAGTAGATTCTATGGCGGCAGTAATAATATTAGAAAGTTGGTTGTCATATTCTCATGATAAAGTTTTATCTTAA
- the leuD gene encoding 3-isopropylmalate dehydratase small subunit has product MSKFVNHSGIVVPLDKSNVDTDVIIPKQFLKKITKNGFGKYLFNDWRYIDDKSTILNKKFILNSNIYKDGTILLSRENFGCGSSREHAVWSLVDYGFKVVIAISFSDIFYNNSLKNGLLPISLSKDKINILFEIIYKNVGIIMYVDLINSKILINNEKYDFIIDNFCKYCLMNGLDDIDLTLQYCSKISSYENNIPNFLK; this is encoded by the coding sequence ATGTCAAAATTTGTAAATCATTCTGGTATTGTAGTTCCTTTAGATAAATCTAATGTTGATACAGATGTAATTATTCCTAAACAATTTTTAAAAAAAATTACTAAAAATGGGTTTGGTAAGTATTTATTTAATGATTGGAGATATATTGATGATAAGAGCACTATTCTAAATAAAAAATTTATTTTAAATAGTAATATTTATAAAGATGGAACAATTTTATTGTCTCGTGAAAATTTTGGATGTGGATCTTCAAGAGAGCACGCAGTATGGTCATTAGTTGATTATGGTTTTAAGGTAGTTATTGCTATTAGTTTTTCTGATATATTTTATAATAATAGTTTAAAAAATGGATTATTACCTATTTCTTTATCTAAAGATAAGATAAATATTTTGTTTGAAATAATTTATAAAAACGTTGGAATTATAATGTATGTTGATTTAATAAATAGTAAAATATTAATAAATAACGAAAAATATGATTTTATTATTGATAATTTTTGTAAATATTGTTTAATGAATGGATTAGATGATATAGATTTAACTTTACAATATTGTTCTAAAATATCTAGTTACGAAAATAATATTCCTAATTTTTTAAAATAA
- the leuC gene encoding 3-isopropylmalate dehydratase large subunit, with protein MKKTLYQKLYDSHIVYKDDSQLPIIYIDLHLIHEVTSPQAFSSLFSKNRKVRRPEKTFATMDHNVSTVDRNIHGSGFLAELQMKELIKNCKKSNIKLFDLSNPNQGIVHVIGPELGLTLPGMTIVCGDSHTSTHGAFGALAFGIGTSEVEHVLATQTLKQSCLKNMRIIVSGILRNQITAKDIALFIIKKLGVSGGSGYIIEFSGNVISQLSMESRMTLCNMSIEMGAKSGIIAPDEITFSYLKNRRYSPRGTNWSLSINYWKKLKSDPGVIFDKEFNIDVSSLSPQITWGTNPSQVVSIDEPIPELESYSDPIEKNSAKNALIYMDLKSGMYLTDVFIQKVFIGSCTNSRIEDLREAAKIIKNKKICSSVHAIVVPGSELVRLQAENEGLDRIFKESGFEWRYSGCSMCLAMNNDRLKYKERCASTSNRNFEGRQGKGGRTHLVSPVMAAAAALFGRFVDIRNL; from the coding sequence ATGAAAAAAACATTATATCAAAAATTATATGATTCTCATATTGTGTATAAAGATGATAGTCAATTGCCAATAATATATATTGATTTACATTTAATACATGAAGTTACGTCTCCACAAGCATTTTCTTCTTTGTTTTCAAAAAACAGAAAAGTTCGAAGACCTGAAAAAACTTTTGCAACAATGGATCATAATGTTTCAACTGTTGATAGAAATATTCATGGTTCAGGATTTTTAGCTGAATTACAAATGAAAGAGTTAATAAAAAATTGTAAGAAATCAAATATTAAATTATTTGATTTAAGTAATCCTAATCAAGGTATTGTACATGTTATCGGGCCTGAATTAGGTCTTACTTTACCGGGTATGACTATTGTATGTGGTGATTCACACACTTCAACTCATGGTGCTTTTGGAGCATTAGCATTTGGAATTGGAACTTCAGAGGTGGAACACGTTTTAGCAACACAGACGTTGAAACAAAGTTGTTTAAAAAATATGCGTATAATAGTGAGTGGTATTTTGCGTAATCAAATTACAGCGAAAGATATAGCATTATTTATAATAAAAAAATTAGGTGTTTCTGGTGGTTCTGGGTATATTATAGAATTTTCTGGTAATGTTATTTCTCAATTAAGTATGGAGAGTAGGATGACATTATGTAATATGTCTATTGAGATGGGAGCTAAATCTGGAATTATTGCTCCAGATGAAATAACTTTTTCTTATTTAAAAAATAGAAGGTATTCTCCTCGAGGAACAAATTGGAGTTTATCTATAAATTATTGGAAAAAATTAAAGTCTGATCCAGGTGTAATATTTGATAAAGAATTCAATATAGATGTATCATCTTTATCACCTCAAATAACTTGGGGAACAAATCCTAGTCAAGTGGTTTCTATTGATGAACCTATTCCTGAATTAGAATCTTATTCTGATCCTATAGAAAAAAATTCTGCTAAAAATGCATTAATATATATGGATTTAAAATCTGGAATGTATTTGACTGATGTGTTTATACAGAAAGTTTTTATTGGTTCGTGTACTAATTCTAGAATAGAAGATTTGCGAGAAGCAGCGAAGATAATTAAAAATAAAAAAATATGTAGTTCAGTACATGCTATTGTAGTGCCTGGATCTGAATTAGTTAGATTGCAAGCTGAGAATGAAGGATTAGATAGAATTTTTAAAGAATCTGGATTTGAATGGCGTTATTCTGGATGTTCCATGTGTTTAGCTATGAATAATGATCGTTTAAAATATAAAGAGCGTTGTGCTTCTACGAGTAATAGAAATTTTGAGGGACGTCAAGGAAAAGGCGGTAGAACGCATTTAGTGAGTCCTGTTATGGCTGCTGCAGCTGCATTGTTTGGTCGTTTTGTTGATATTAGAAATTTATAA